TATCTCTCGCTCATCGGGTACAATCCCGCCGAACGGCTGATCGCCAGGGTTCAGCGCGCGGCCCTCTCGCGCGAACTGGCGGGAGGGCCGTTCGACGGCGTGCCGATCCTGTCCTCGGTCGCCCCCTTCCGCGCCGGCGGACGCAGCGGACCGGGCGCCTTTACCGACGTCCCGGCCGGCCCCCTGGCCCTTCGCCACGCGGCCGACCTCTACGCGTTTCCCAACACGCTCGTGGGCCTCGCGATCTCGGGCGCCGACCTGCGCGAATGGCTCGAAAGCGCGGCCATTCTCTTCAATACCGTGCAACCGGGCGCGCAGGATGCGCCGCTTCGGGCGCCGGACATTCCGCCCCATGTCTTCGAGATCGTCGACGGCGTCACCTACGAGATCGACCTGTCGCAACCTCCCCGCCGGTCCCTTTCGGGGCAGCTCGTCGATGCGCGCGCTCACCGGATCGCGAACCTGCGCCATGAAGGGCGCCCCGTGCGCGACGCGGACCGGTTCATCCTGGCCACCAACAACTACCGCGCCGCCGGTAGCGGGCCCTTCGCGGCGGCCCACCCCGCCGAAGTCGTGCACGAGGGCCAGACGTGGATACGCGACCTCCTGGCGCAACACCTGAGCGCCCATCGGCCCGTCACCCCCGACACGAGCCGCATCTGGCGCTTCCTGCCGATGCCGGGCACGACGGCGATCCTGTCCACCGGACCCGGTTTCGCCCAGGTGTGCCCGCGTCCCGACACGCCGCCCATCGAACCGCTCGGCATCGACCAGGACGGTTTTCTCCGCCTGCGGCTGGCACTTTGATACGCGGACGGTTGCATGGACCGGGACAAGGCCCTATGTGATGCGTCGAGAGGTTGGCGCGGGCAAGCGCCTCGCCAACCCGGTCAGGTCCGGAAGGAAGCAGCCGTAACGAGCCCCGCTTGGGTCGTTGTCCAGCCTCTCACCTCTTTCTCCTCCCCTTTCCACAGCTTGACCCCCGCGCACCCTACACGCGCGGCGCCTTCTGGTGCATAAGGCAACGCCAGAACGACTCACCAGACCAAGGATCCCGACCGATGCATGACATCCGTGCCATCCGCGAAAACCCCGAGGCCTTCGACGCCGCCCTCGCACGCAGGGGCGATGCACCCGCCTCGGCCGAGATCCTGAAGCTCGACGAAGCGCGCCGTGCCCGCATTCATGCCGCCGAAACCGCCCAGGCCGAACAGAACAAGGCCAGCAAGGAGGTCGGCGCCGCCAAGGGCCGCGGCGACGAAGCCGAGTTCGAGCGCCTGCGCGCCCTCGTGAGCGAGAAGAAGGCAGAGGTGGCCGAAATGCAGGCCGAGGCCAAGACGCTCGACCAGCAGATGACCGAGCTTCTCATGAGCCTGCCCAATGTGCCGATGGAGGATGTGCCGGACGGCTCGGACGAGGACGACAATGTCGAGATCCACCGCTGGGGCACGCCGCGCGAGTTTTTCTTCACACCCGTGGAGCACTACGAACTGTCGGGCGTCGCGCCGGGCATGGATTTCGAGACGGCCGCCAAGCTCTCGGGCGCGCGTTTCGTCGTGCTTTCGGGCGCCGTGGCCCGCATCCACCGCGCGCTCGCGCAGTTCATGCTCGACACCCATATCGACGAGAACGGCCTGACCGAGACCTGGACGCCCGTGCTCGTGCGCCCCGAGATGATGTATGGCACCGGCCAGTTGCCGAAATTCGGCGAGGACAGCTATGAGACGACGAATGGCTGGTGGCTCGTGCCCACCGCCGAGGTGACGCTCACCAACATCGTCAACGGCCTCACGGTGGACGAGGACTACCTCCCGCGCCGCTACGTCGCCCACACGCAATGTTTCCGCTCCGAGGCCGGCAGCGCGGGTCGTGATACCGCAGGCATGCTCCGCCAGCACCAGTTCGAGAAGGTCGAGATGGTCTCGATCACCCATCCCGACCGCTCGCGCGAGGAACTCGACCGCATGACCAGCTGCGCGCAGGGCATCCTCGAGAAGCTCGGCCTGCCCTATCGCACCGTCGTGCTTTGCACCGGCGACATGGGTTTCGGCGCGCGCCGCACACACGATATCGAGGTCTGGCTGCCCGGTCAGAACACCTATCGCGAGATATCGTCGGTGTCGGTCTGCGGCGATTTCCAGGCGCGGCGCATGAACGCGCGGTTCAAGCCCTCGGACGGCGGCAAGCCGCAATTCGTCCACACCTTGAACGGCTCCGGTCTCGCCGTCGGTCGCTGTCTCATCGCGGTGCTTGAAAACGGCCAGCAGGAGGACGGCTCGGTCACCCTCCCCGAGGTGCTCCACCCCTATCTTGGCGGCAAGACCACGCTTTCCTCGGACGGCACCCTCGCTTGACCCGCGGGGTGGGCGACCCGCCCACCCTCCTTCAGGCTAGCGCAGGCTTCCCGGCCGATACTCCGCCCGGCCTTCGAGCCTCTGGCGCACGCTCGGATGCACGTCCCTCTCGCGCGACGGTCCCTTTCGCCAGCGTCGAAACAGCCCCTGCCGACCACCCAGTCCCGGTGCGTCGGCCAGTGGATCGACCACCGCGCGCGGAAGCCGCGAACCCTCGCGCAACGCAAGCTCGGGCGCACCTTCCAGCATCCATTCCATGGTGATCGCGCTCAGGCCGCGCGCACCGCCGCTGCCGCCGACAATGCCGTGATTGCCGACGAACCACAGCTGCTGATAGGGCCGCGTCGCACTCACGTCGCCGCCGTTCAGACCGGGCTTTCCCGCTTGATCGTCGAGGTTGTCCCAGAGCGCGGGCCGGTAGAAAACCCGCATCTCGTCCAGCGCCACGGCGTGCCGCGCGCGCCGCACGAGCCGCGACAGCGCCATATCGTGGAAGCCGTATCGCCGGTTCCAGAGCGCCGCGACCGGGCCAAGGACAGCGGATGGGATACCCTTCGCGCCGACCGTATCCCAGACGCCGACAAAGGCGATCTGCACCAGCGACGCCCGCGCCCCCCGCGCCTCCAGGTCCTGGGGCGAGGTGGCGAACCCCGGCGACATCGCCGCGCGCTCGCGTTGGATATGCTCTTTGTCCGGCGCGTTCTCCGGACCGGCCTTTCGGTAAAGCGCATAGGCACGGTTGATCCCTTCGGGGCTGGTATCGGCCACGATGCCGCATTTGCGGATCATCCCGGCCACCGATCGCGCGGTATAGGCCCCCCGCGAGAACCCCAGCAGATAGATCTCATCCCCCTCGCGATATACCTTCGCGATGAACTCGTAGGCCTGCTTGACCTTGGTATCGAGGCCCCAGCCGAAGGCCCCGCCACCCCACTTGTTGACGAACCGGGCAACCGGGCCGTCATACCGCCGGTCAGTGCCGATACCGGGAAAATACCCCACCACCTGCCCTTGCTCCGGATCGCTCAGAAATGCGCGGCTCATCCGCACCACATGCGTGGGCTCAAGAGTATCGGGCGAATTCCAGGTGCCGTCACACAGTACCACGATACGGGTCATGACTTTCCTCCTTGACCGCCGCCCCGGCGCGCTAGGTTCAGGGTGCATGAAGGGTAAACGCCCACGAAACTCAGTAAATGGTGGAAAACCATGCCCTATCTCGTCCTGATCGCCGCCCTCCTCTTCGCTGCGGCGCCGCTGTTCTCGCCCGGATTCGGCGGCTACACGCCGGATCAATACCCGATCCCCCAGGTCTCGCCCCCGGCGCTTCCGGCCACCTATGCCTTCTCGATCTGGGGCCTCATCTATCTCTGGCTGGTCATCAGCGCCGGGTTCGGCGCGTTCAAACGGCGCGACGCCGCCGACTGGGCGCCGATGCGCCCGCCGCTCCTCCTGTCGCTTGCCGTCGGGGTGCCGTGGCTCACGGTCGCGACGATGAGCCCGGTCTGGGCCACCGTGATGATCTGGATCATGTGGGCCGGTGCGGCCCTCGCCCTCTGGCAGGCCCCCGCCCGCGATATGTGGCTCGCAAGCTTTCCGACCGGGCTCTACGCGGGCTGGCTCACCGCCGCGTCATCGGTGTCGACCGCGCTGCTGCTGGGCGGCTATGGCCTTTTGTCGCCGGCCAACGCGGCGCTGGCGGGACTGGCGCTCGCACTTGTACTGTCGCTTGCGATCATGGGCACGCGCGCCCGCCCCTACGGCTTCGCGGTGGCGGTGGTCTGGGCGCTCATCGCGCTCATGATCGGCAACTGGTCGGACGGGTCGACGCTCGTCGCCTGGGCCTCTGCCGGGGGCGCGGTGATCGTGGCGACCTCGGCGCTCCTCCAGCTCCGCAAACCGGTCTGAACCGGGCCGCGCGCGTCAGCGGCCGCCCGCCGGCCCCTTGCCCAGATGCTTGCGCAGGCGTGACGGCGTCGATTTCTTCCGGCCCTTGTAGGGGTTCTTGTCCGACTGGCTCCGCATGTAAAGGCGGATGGGTGTGCCCGGCATGTCGAAATCCTCCCGCAAGCCGTTCACGAGATAGCGGGTATAACTTTCGGGCATCTTGTCCGGCAGGCTGCACATCACCACGAACCCCGGCGGGCGCGTCTTGGCCTGCGTCATGTAGCGCAGCTTGATCCGCCGCCCGCCCGGCGCGGGTGGCGGATGCTGTTCGAGCATCCCTGCCAGCCAGCGGTTCAGATGCGCGGTGCTTATCCGGCGGTTCCACACGTCATGCGCCCGCATGATCGCGTCATGCAGCCGGTCGAGACCCTTGCCCGTCTTGGCCGAAACCGTCACCAGCGGCGCCCCGCGCAATTGCGGCAAGAGGCGCTCGAAGGCCTCGCGCAGGTCGCGCATCTTCTGGCTCTTCTCCGGCTCCACGTCCCACTTGTTCACCGCCACGACCACCGCGCGTCCCTCGCGCTCGGCCAGATCGGCGATGCGCAGGTCCTGCTGTTCGAACGGGATCGCGGCATCCAGAAGGACGACCACGACTTCCGCGAACTTCACCGCCCGCAGCCCGTCTCCCACGCTCAGCTTCTCGAGCTTCTCCTGAACCTTCGCCTTCTTGCGCATGCCCGCCGTGTCGAAGATGCGCATCGGCACCCCGTTCCAGTCAATGCTGAGCGAGATGGCATCGCGCGTGATCCCCGCCTCCGGCCCGGTCAGAAGCCGCTCTTCCCCCAGAATGCGGTTGATGAGCGTCGACTTGCCCGCATTGGGCCGGCCCACCACGGCCACCTGAAGCGGCCGGGCCGGGGTGGGCGCATGATCGGGCAGGTTCGTCTCGCCCTCCTCGTCCACCTCCACATCCACGACCGGCGCGGTTTCCTCGGCCTTCGCGGCGTGGGCGTCGGCCAGCGGCATGAGCTGCGCGTAGAGATCGTTGAGCCCCTCGCCATGCTCCGCCGAGAGGCGGATCGGCTCCCCAAGGCCCAGCGAATACGCCTCGAGCACGCCCGCATCCGCGGCCGACCCCTCGGCCTTGTTCGCGGCAAGGATCACATGGGCGGACCGCTTGCGCAGGATTTCGGCGAAGATCTCGTCGGTCGGCGTGACGCCGGTGCGTGCGTCGATGACGAAAAGGCATGCGTCCGCCATCTCGACCGCGCGCTCGGTCAGGCGCCGCATCCGGCCTTCGAGCGAATCGTCCGTGGCGGTCTCGAGCCCCGCCGTGTCGATCACCGTGAAGCGCAGGTCGGCAAGCCGCGCCTCACCTTCGCGCAGGTCACGCGTCACGCCGGGCTGGTCATCGACCAGCGCAAGGCGCTTGCCAACCAGCCGGTTGAACAGGGTGGACTTGCCCACGTTGGGGCGTCCGACGATGGCCAGCGTAAAACTCATCTCTTGGGCTCCGACCCTTGCGGCAAGGTCGCTCCTCTAGCGCATCACGCGCTCAACGGAAAGCGTGCAGTCGCCCGTTCGTCGAGACGACGTAAAGCGTGCCCCCCGCCACCACCGGGTTGGCCGTCGCTCCGCCCGGCACCTCGACGGTGCGGCGCAACGCGCCCGATGCGGGGTCGAAGAAGCGGATCAAACCGTCATTCGAGGCCACGACAAGCTGCCCGCCGGCCAGTACCGGGCCGTAATGGGCATAGATCTCGGCCTTCTTGCGCGGCCGGTCCTTCGTGAAGAACGGAAGCTTGTGCGACCAGATGCGCGTGCCGTCCTCGGCGTTGATCCGCACGAGCTCGTTGCGGTCCGAGATGATGAAGAGCGAGCCGCCCGCGGGCCAGATCGGGCTCAGCGGCCCCTCCTTCGCGGTCCAGATCCGCTCGCCGTTCCCGAGCTTGAGCGCCACGAGACGTCCCGAATGCGTGCCCACGTAGATCCGGTCGCCCACAATAAGCGGATCGCCCGTCACGTCGGTGACGAGTGCCTGCGACAGGCCCGAACGACGCCCGGCCACCTGCGCATCCCAAAGCCGCAATCCGCCCTTGCGGAACGCCCCCTGCAACTCGCCCGCGCCAAAGGCGAAGACGGCGTATTTGTCCGAAAGCGCCGGCGCGGGGCCGCCGAGAATGTTGTTGGCATCGGGCGCCGCGCTCAACCGCCATTGCACGCGGCCGGTGTCGGTGTCGATCGCCCAGGCTTCGTCATCGCCGGCCACCAGGTAGACCATCTCGCCCAGAACGGTGGGACTGCCGCTGCCGGTGCCGCGAAGCTGCTGCTCCCAGATCACCGCGCCCGACGCGGGATCGAGCGCCGTCAGCTTGCCGAATCCCGAGGTCACGAAAAGCTTGCCGTCGCCATGGGCAAGACCGCCCCCGCTCGCATCGTTTGCACTGTCGTTGAGCGGCACGAGGTTGCGCGACCACAATACCTTGCCGCCCGTGCTCACCGCCGTGACGGTCGCCGCGGAATCGAGCGTGAAGACACGCCCGTTCGCGACTACCGGATCGGCGGTGATGCGCGCCTTGCTGCCATCGCCCGACCCGATATTGGCCGACCAGATGCGGCGCGGGGCGGGGGAAAGCGCGGGATGATCGGCGCGTGTCGCGGGCGTGCCGCTGCGCTGCGTCCAGTTGGCGTTCACGCGCGCCGGACCCGTGGGCACCGGCGCGGTGCGATTCGGACGGCCCGCATTGTCGACAAGCCCGAAGCCCTCGTCGGCATCGGGGCGGATCTCCTCGCGCGGTCCCGGCAGGATCGGATCGTTCTTCGCGCAGGCGGCAAGGGTGCCAAGCACCACCAGCGCCGCCAAAATCGTCTTGCTGCTCACCACCATGTGCCCCCCGGCTTTCACACGTTGTCCCGCCGTCACCCGGCATCCTGCGCGGGCGCGACATCGCCGCCCAACGCCACGATCACCTGAGACACGCGGCGGCGCAAGCCTTGCGATGCCTCCGCGTCGGCCGCGATCTGCTCCAGCCGCTCGAGCGCGGCATCGGTCTCCCCTGCCTCGATGTCGAGATAGGCCAGTTGTTCCTCGGCCAGAAGCCGGACGATCCCCCCGCCCAGTGCCAGCCCGTCCAGGCGCTCGCGCCGTTCCTCGGGGCTCAACCCCGCCTCCGAGATGGCCGTGGCCTTGAGCGTCGCGATCTGGCGATAGACGAGCGGCACGTCGCCGCGATCGGCCAGCGTCAGAAGCATCTCGGCCGTCTCGGCCGGGCTTTCGCCGATCGCCTCGCCAGCGGCCAGAAGCGTCACCACCGCATCCGCACCCGGTGTCGGCGCGTCGATCGCGGCCAGGGCATCGGCCCGCGCCGCGCGGTCATCGGCTTCGAGCGCGGCAAGGATGTCGTCCCCCAGCGCTTCGGCCGCCGCGCGCTCCGATGCCTTCTTCCATTCGTTGTAGGCCGCGCCACCGACGATCAGGAGGACCAACAGCACCGCGATCCAGCCATATCGGCGCATCTGCGCGAAAAGCTTGTCGCGCCGAACCTCTTCGGTCACCTCGTCGATGAAACTGTCGGTATTACTCACGGATAGCTCGCTTGCCTCGAATGGTCTTCCGTCCCGTCTTAGCGCGTCACTCAAGTGGTGCCAAGGCCCGCGAAGGGCGGCACCCCGCCGCCGCTTGAAACGGATCGGCGAAAAGTTTAATCTGAACTGGATAGTTCAGCGTATTGAGTGTATGTGTCGCGCGGCGCCATGATGCGGTGGTTCGCAGGCTTGGTAGCTCGAACACGCAAAGGTCTTGTAATGCGTCTCTTTCCCATCCTGGCCGCCATCGCGGTTTCGGCGCTCATCTACGTCTTCGTGCTCGAACGCGACCTGCTCACCGGGGGCGCGGCGGACGAGGACGATGCGACCGCCGCGGTCTCGGACGCGCCCGAGGTGAACGCCGACGCGCCGGAGGACGGCTCACCCTCCCTCCCCGGTGTCGTGGTTCAGCGATCCACCGCGCGCGAGATCGACAGCGCGGTCATCCTGCGCGGCCAGACCGAGGCCGACCGCCAGGTCGAGGTGCGCGCCGAAACCTCCGGACAGGTCATCTCCGAGCCGCTGCGCAAGGGGACGTTCGTCGAAGCCGGGCAAGAGCTTTGCCGTCTCGACCCCGGCACCCGCGCGGCAAGCCAGGCCGAGGCCCGCGCGCGGCTGGCCGAGGCGCTGTCCCGCCTTCCCGAGGCCCGCGCCAAGGTACCCGAAGCCAAGGCCCGCGTATCCGAAGCCATGGCCCGCGTGGAAGAGGCCAAGTCCCGCCTCAACGAGGCCCGCATCAACCAGAACGCCGCCCAGAAGCTCAGCGAGGACGGGTTCGCCTCCGAAACCCGCGTCGCCGCCACCGAGGCCGCGGTGCGCGGCGCCGAGGCGGCGCTGGTCAGCGCCGAGGCCGGGCTGGAGACCGCGCGCGCAGGGGTCGAAGGCGCGGCCGCGGGGATCGAGGCCGCCAAGTCCGGCGTCGAAAGCGCCCGCGCCGCCGTTGCCGCCGCCGACAGGGAAGTGGAACGTCTGACCATGACGGCGCCCTTCGCAGGCCTTCTCGAATCCGACACCGCCGAATTGGGCGCGCTTCTGCAACCCGGGGCGCTCTGCGCCACGGTGATACAGCTCGACCCGATCATCCTGGTCGGCTTCGTCCCGGAAACCGCCGTCGCGCGTGTCGAACTCGGCGCCCGCGCCGGGGCGCGGCTGGCCTCGGGTCAGCGGACCGAGGGCACCGTCACCTTCCTGTCGCGCGCCGCCGACAGCACGACCCGCACCTTCCGCGTCGAGATCGAGGTGCCGAATCCCGATCTCGCCATCCGCGACGGCCAGACCGCCGAGATCATCATCGAGGCCGAGGGGCAGATGGCCCATCTCCTCCCGCAATCCGTGCTGACCCTCGATGACGAGGGCGATCTCGGCGTGCGCGTCGTGACCGAGGCCGAGGAGGCCCGGTTCATCCCCGTCACGCTTCTGCGCGATACGCCTGAAGGCGTGTGGCTGGCCGGTCTGCCCGACACGGCGAACGTGATCGTCGTCGGACAGGAATACGTGACCGACGGCGTGCGCGTTCAGGCCGCCTTCGCGGAGGCGGCCGAATGACCGGCATCGTCGATTGGGCCGCGGCTCGCGCCCGCATGGTGCTGGCCTTCATCGTGCTTTCGGTGATCGCGGGCACGCTGGCCTATGTGAGCCTTCCCAAGGAGGGCGAGCCCGACATCGAGATCCCGGCGCTTTTCGTCTCGGTCCCCTTCCCCGGCATTTCCGCCGAGGACAGCGAGACCCTGCTCGTCAAGGTCATGGAAACCGAGCTGTCCGATCTCGACGGCCTCAAGGAAATGTCGGGCACCGCCGCCGAAGGCTATGCCGGCGTCGCGCTCGAATTCGAGTTCGGCTGGGACAAGACCCGTATCATGGCCGATGTCCGCGACGCGATGAGCACGGCGGAGTCGAAATTCCCCGATGGCTACGAGAAATACTCGATCAACGAGATCAATTTCTCGGAATTCCCGATCCTCGTCGTCAATCTCTCCGGCGCCGTGCCGGAACGCACCATGGCGCGCATCGCGAGGGATCTTCAGGACCGGCTCGAGGCGCTGGAGCCGGTTCTCGAGGCCGGAATCGCCGGCAATCGCGACGAGATGGTCGAGGTCGTGATCGACCCCCTGCGCCTCGAGGCCTACAACGTCACCGCAGGCGAGCTGATAAGCGTTGTGCAGAACAACAATCAGCTCATCGCGGCGGGCGAGATCGAAAGCGATACCGGCGCCTTCGCGGTCAAGATCCCCTCCTCCTTCGACGAGACCCGCGACATCTACGAC
This window of the Roseovarius sp. SCSIO 43702 genome carries:
- the serS gene encoding serine--tRNA ligase is translated as MHDIRAIRENPEAFDAALARRGDAPASAEILKLDEARRARIHAAETAQAEQNKASKEVGAAKGRGDEAEFERLRALVSEKKAEVAEMQAEAKTLDQQMTELLMSLPNVPMEDVPDGSDEDDNVEIHRWGTPREFFFTPVEHYELSGVAPGMDFETAAKLSGARFVVLSGAVARIHRALAQFMLDTHIDENGLTETWTPVLVRPEMMYGTGQLPKFGEDSYETTNGWWLVPTAEVTLTNIVNGLTVDEDYLPRRYVAHTQCFRSEAGSAGRDTAGMLRQHQFEKVEMVSITHPDRSREELDRMTSCAQGILEKLGLPYRTVVLCTGDMGFGARRTHDIEVWLPGQNTYREISSVSVCGDFQARRMNARFKPSDGGKPQFVHTLNGSGLAVGRCLIAVLENGQQEDGSVTLPEVLHPYLGGKTTLSSDGTLA
- a CDS encoding DUF2235 domain-containing protein, with amino-acid sequence MTRIVVLCDGTWNSPDTLEPTHVVRMSRAFLSDPEQGQVVGYFPGIGTDRRYDGPVARFVNKWGGGAFGWGLDTKVKQAYEFIAKVYREGDEIYLLGFSRGAYTARSVAGMIRKCGIVADTSPEGINRAYALYRKAGPENAPDKEHIQRERAAMSPGFATSPQDLEARGARASLVQIAFVGVWDTVGAKGIPSAVLGPVAALWNRRYGFHDMALSRLVRRARHAVALDEMRVFYRPALWDNLDDQAGKPGLNGGDVSATRPYQQLWFVGNHGIVGGSGGARGLSAITMEWMLEGAPELALREGSRLPRAVVDPLADAPGLGGRQGLFRRWRKGPSRERDVHPSVRQRLEGRAEYRPGSLR
- the der gene encoding ribosome biogenesis GTPase Der — encoded protein: MSFTLAIVGRPNVGKSTLFNRLVGKRLALVDDQPGVTRDLREGEARLADLRFTVIDTAGLETATDDSLEGRMRRLTERAVEMADACLFVIDARTGVTPTDEIFAEILRKRSAHVILAANKAEGSAADAGVLEAYSLGLGEPIRLSAEHGEGLNDLYAQLMPLADAHAAKAEETAPVVDVEVDEEGETNLPDHAPTPARPLQVAVVGRPNAGKSTLINRILGEERLLTGPEAGITRDAISLSIDWNGVPMRIFDTAGMRKKAKVQEKLEKLSVGDGLRAVKFAEVVVVLLDAAIPFEQQDLRIADLAEREGRAVVVAVNKWDVEPEKSQKMRDLREAFERLLPQLRGAPLVTVSAKTGKGLDRLHDAIMRAHDVWNRRISTAHLNRWLAGMLEQHPPPAPGGRRIKLRYMTQAKTRPPGFVVMCSLPDKMPESYTRYLVNGLREDFDMPGTPIRLYMRSQSDKNPYKGRKKSTPSRLRKHLGKGPAGGR
- a CDS encoding PQQ-like beta-propeller repeat protein; protein product: MSSKTILAALVVLGTLAACAKNDPILPGPREEIRPDADEGFGLVDNAGRPNRTAPVPTGPARVNANWTQRSGTPATRADHPALSPAPRRIWSANIGSGDGSKARITADPVVANGRVFTLDSAATVTAVSTGGKVLWSRNLVPLNDSANDASGGGLAHGDGKLFVTSGFGKLTALDPASGAVIWEQQLRGTGSGSPTVLGEMVYLVAGDDEAWAIDTDTGRVQWRLSAAPDANNILGGPAPALSDKYAVFAFGAGELQGAFRKGGLRLWDAQVAGRRSGLSQALVTDVTGDPLIVGDRIYVGTHSGRLVALKLGNGERIWTAKEGPLSPIWPAGGSLFIISDRNELVRINAEDGTRIWSHKLPFFTKDRPRKKAEIYAHYGPVLAGGQLVVASNDGLIRFFDPASGALRRTVEVPGGATANPVVAGGTLYVVSTNGRLHAFR
- a CDS encoding efflux RND transporter periplasmic adaptor subunit, with the translated sequence MRLFPILAAIAVSALIYVFVLERDLLTGGAADEDDATAAVSDAPEVNADAPEDGSPSLPGVVVQRSTAREIDSAVILRGQTEADRQVEVRAETSGQVISEPLRKGTFVEAGQELCRLDPGTRAASQAEARARLAEALSRLPEARAKVPEAKARVSEAMARVEEAKSRLNEARINQNAAQKLSEDGFASETRVAATEAAVRGAEAALVSAEAGLETARAGVEGAAAGIEAAKSGVESARAAVAAADREVERLTMTAPFAGLLESDTAELGALLQPGALCATVIQLDPIILVGFVPETAVARVELGARAGARLASGQRTEGTVTFLSRAADSTTRTFRVEIEVPNPDLAIRDGQTAEIIIEAEGQMAHLLPQSVLTLDDEGDLGVRVVTEAEEARFIPVTLLRDTPEGVWLAGLPDTANVIVVGQEYVTDGVRVQAAFAEAAE